A region of Mycolicibacterium brumae DNA encodes the following proteins:
- a CDS encoding DUF3017 domain-containing protein has protein sequence MNWQAEARAQWPILTVFGIFVGAFALVAVGFWRRGALLIGIGVAVAAAFRLVLSDETAGLLVVRAKPLDFATMVTAAAAMMHIAATIDPLGTN, from the coding sequence GTGAACTGGCAGGCCGAGGCGCGCGCCCAATGGCCGATCCTGACCGTGTTCGGGATCTTCGTCGGCGCGTTCGCCTTGGTCGCCGTCGGGTTCTGGCGGCGCGGGGCGCTGCTCATCGGCATCGGGGTGGCGGTGGCCGCGGCGTTTCGGCTGGTGCTCTCCGATGAGACCGCAGGGTTGCTGGTGGTGCGCGCCAAACCGCTGGACTTCGCCACCATGGTGACCGCGGCGGCGGCCATGATGCACATCGCAGCCACCATCGACCCGCTCGGCACCAACTAG
- a CDS encoding TrkA C-terminal domain-containing protein — MRWFVESPLLTLFVCVGVGSLFGRIRFGPVSFGPAGALFVALALAAAEPDVALPPIVTSLSLCVFCYMVGIAAGPSFVNALRTGWKPVLVSLLAIVAMAGAGLAAGRALGLDIPTIAGAFSGAGTATAALGAVQGQLAVDGVPPVEPAIGYAVAYPITVLLTILACAYLISAGRRKPTPEDQQKVEPIVVRTLAIVGDPGLTVHGLDERYQAVVSRLTRAGRTVVAHDAEALADGDLLTVTARADAVQRLIADLGRPVADEPWLDRHEIDFRRITLSNPRYVGRPLHELRMEERFDAVVSRVRRGDVDIIATPDLVLASGDRLRVTAARTALPEITTALGDSERTAGDINGVGLGLGLALGLVLAFAQIPLPGGGVLALGTATAPLVLGLVLGAIGRTGPIIWTLPGNVANTLNQFSLLVFLSAVGLSAGGGLLAALADNGVALVALGLVLAVTHALICVVGLRTVLKFGTARALGGLTGSQLNPAPYAYAYGKVPDQRLALGYAVLFPVSMIAKVFVAQLMVVLL, encoded by the coding sequence ACCCTGTTCGTCTGCGTCGGCGTCGGCAGCCTGTTCGGCCGAATCCGCTTCGGCCCGGTGTCTTTCGGGCCGGCGGGCGCGCTGTTCGTGGCGTTGGCGCTGGCCGCCGCCGAGCCCGACGTCGCGCTGCCGCCGATCGTCACGTCGCTGTCGCTGTGCGTGTTCTGCTACATGGTCGGGATCGCGGCCGGACCGTCGTTCGTCAACGCGCTGCGCACGGGCTGGAAGCCGGTGCTGGTGTCGCTGCTGGCGATCGTCGCGATGGCCGGCGCCGGGCTGGCCGCCGGCCGCGCGCTGGGCCTGGACATCCCCACCATCGCGGGGGCGTTCTCGGGCGCCGGCACCGCGACCGCGGCCCTCGGCGCGGTGCAGGGCCAACTCGCCGTCGACGGCGTCCCACCGGTGGAGCCGGCCATCGGCTACGCCGTCGCCTACCCGATCACCGTGCTGCTGACCATCCTGGCCTGCGCGTACCTGATCTCCGCGGGCCGGCGCAAACCCACGCCGGAAGACCAGCAGAAGGTTGAGCCGATCGTGGTGCGCACGCTGGCCATCGTCGGCGACCCCGGGCTCACCGTGCACGGCCTCGACGAGCGCTATCAGGCCGTGGTGTCCCGGCTGACCCGGGCCGGGCGGACCGTCGTCGCGCACGACGCCGAGGCGCTGGCCGACGGGGACCTGCTGACCGTCACCGCGCGCGCCGACGCCGTGCAGCGGCTGATCGCCGATCTCGGCCGCCCGGTCGCCGACGAGCCGTGGCTGGACCGCCACGAGATCGACTTCCGCCGCATCACCCTGTCCAATCCGCGCTACGTCGGGCGGCCGCTGCACGAGCTGCGGATGGAGGAGCGTTTCGACGCGGTGGTGTCCCGGGTCCGCCGCGGCGACGTCGACATCATCGCCACTCCCGACCTTGTCCTGGCCAGTGGCGACCGGCTGCGGGTCACCGCCGCCCGCACCGCGCTGCCGGAGATCACCACCGCGCTGGGGGACTCCGAGCGCACCGCGGGCGATATCAACGGCGTCGGGCTGGGGTTGGGCCTGGCGCTCGGGTTGGTGCTGGCGTTCGCGCAGATCCCGTTGCCCGGCGGGGGAGTCCTGGCGTTGGGCACCGCGACCGCGCCGCTGGTGCTCGGGCTGGTGCTGGGCGCGATCGGGCGCACCGGGCCGATCATCTGGACGCTGCCCGGCAACGTCGCCAACACGCTCAACCAGTTCAGCCTGCTGGTGTTCCTGTCCGCGGTCGGGCTGAGCGCCGGCGGCGGGCTGCTGGCCGCGCTGGCGGACAATGGTGTGGCGCTGGTGGCGCTCGGCCTGGTGCTGGCCGTGACGCACGCGCTGATCTGCGTGGTCGGGCTGCGCACGGTGCTGAAGTTCGGCACCGCGCGCGCTCTTGGCGGGCTGACCGGGTCCCAGCTGAACCCGGCGCCCTACGCCTACGCCTACGGCAAGGTGCCCGACCAGCGGCTGGCGCTCGGCTACGCGGTGTTGTTCCCGGTGTCGATGATCGCCAAGGTGTTCGTCGCGCAGCTCATGGTGGTGCTGCTCTAG